In the genome of Flavobacterium panacagri, one region contains:
- a CDS encoding VOC family protein yields MRELTFASLQVKNLEASKDFYEKKLGFEIGNTNPQACIFKYNEGQASFAIRTPLEPLEDKELGIGVALWFAVKENVDELKENFIANGVTSAGPIIETPFGRAFHVKDLDGYKLTFLETK; encoded by the coding sequence ATGAGAGAATTAACATTTGCATCGTTACAAGTAAAAAATCTGGAAGCATCAAAAGACTTTTATGAAAAAAAATTAGGTTTTGAAATTGGAAATACCAATCCGCAAGCTTGTATTTTTAAATACAATGAAGGACAAGCAAGTTTTGCGATCCGTACTCCTTTGGAACCACTTGAAGATAAGGAATTAGGTATTGGTGTTGCGCTTTGGTTTGCTGTAAAAGAAAATGTAGACGAACTGAAAGAAAATTTTATCGCAAACGGAGTAACATCTGCAGGGCCAATTATAGAAACTCCTTTTGGACGAGCTTTCCATGTAAAAGATCTTGACGGCTACAAACTTACTTTCTTAGAAACAAAATAA
- a CDS encoding MarR family winged helix-turn-helix transcriptional regulator, whose product MSKEINFHFKSPKDSPGYLLGQLTMLWQRKLKRVLDPLDLTQTQFVLLAALGWLSKKSNSVTQVDIANQSNADRMMVSKVLRTLEEKGFITRHEHETDTRAKIIRLTNAGETVLQKAIIEVENADLDFFSGLDENLSLFNSNMADLIEKNKAE is encoded by the coding sequence ATGTCTAAAGAAATTAATTTTCATTTTAAAAGTCCAAAAGACAGTCCTGGCTATCTCCTTGGACAATTAACTATGCTTTGGCAGCGTAAATTAAAACGAGTTTTAGATCCTTTGGATTTGACTCAAACACAATTTGTATTATTAGCCGCTTTAGGATGGCTTTCGAAAAAAAGCAATTCTGTAACGCAAGTTGATATTGCCAACCAGAGTAATGCTGACAGAATGATGGTATCAAAAGTATTGCGCACACTGGAAGAAAAAGGTTTTATAACGAGACACGAACATGAAACCGATACAAGAGCAAAAATCATTCGGTTAACAAATGCAGGAGAAACTGTTTTACAGAAAGCAATCATCGAAGTAGAAAATGCCGATCTCGATTTTTTTTCTGGTTTAGATGAAAATCTTTCCTTGTTTAATTCCAATATGGCAGATCTTATTGAGAAAAATAAAGCTGAATAA
- a CDS encoding DUF4932 domain-containing protein, which yields MKTKILSAFLFILSITAFAQEKVNFTEKFKKENQGKATVEINEVKELLTIMLAITDFGLENDDMFEQKGDYYQRVLKHFKPYKEESIIKTMNSLLSENPLEYIFFTGNAQTYFLKNEVLVPNEAYILPANKVANVKIEVNPVTTYKKEIEDFAKKSHFADFYKSEKPFYDKIISDYEKYSNLRKQWNWLEKNFDTKINSYIVYTSALINGLNYTGGYENNNFHLIEMVLPTIQKVEGRSEKNSEAFNTRSMFTEIDHNYVEKPSVKYKEELNSALKEREKWVNTKAYGMEYYPDGFKVFNEYMTYAVFILYAEEIYKGDTQLLFEINNEVNAVMIDRGFIKMKEFNEELKNLRKKNKKKIDELYPELIKWCSLQ from the coding sequence ATGAAAACAAAAATCTTATCAGCCTTCCTTTTCATTTTATCGATTACAGCATTCGCTCAGGAAAAAGTAAATTTTACAGAAAAATTCAAAAAAGAAAATCAAGGAAAAGCTACTGTTGAAATTAACGAAGTAAAAGAACTCTTAACTATCATGTTGGCCATTACCGATTTTGGTTTAGAAAATGATGATATGTTCGAACAAAAAGGAGATTATTACCAACGTGTTCTTAAACATTTCAAACCTTATAAAGAAGAATCGATCATTAAAACAATGAACTCTCTTTTATCAGAAAATCCACTTGAATATATTTTCTTTACCGGAAATGCTCAGACTTACTTTTTAAAAAATGAGGTTTTGGTACCCAATGAAGCGTATATTTTACCTGCCAACAAAGTAGCGAATGTCAAAATTGAAGTAAATCCAGTTACAACTTATAAAAAAGAAATTGAAGATTTTGCCAAAAAATCTCATTTTGCTGACTTTTATAAATCTGAAAAACCTTTTTACGACAAGATCATTTCTGATTACGAGAAATACTCCAATCTTCGCAAACAATGGAATTGGCTGGAAAAGAATTTCGATACCAAAATAAACAGTTACATTGTTTATACTTCGGCATTAATTAATGGCCTTAATTACACTGGAGGCTATGAGAACAATAATTTCCATCTTATAGAAATGGTTTTACCAACCATACAAAAAGTCGAAGGCCGATCAGAAAAAAACAGTGAAGCTTTTAATACCAGAAGTATGTTTACTGAAATTGATCATAATTATGTTGAAAAACCAAGTGTTAAATATAAAGAAGAACTAAACTCTGCGCTAAAAGAAAGAGAAAAATGGGTTAACACCAAAGCTTACGGAATGGAATATTATCCGGATGGCTTTAAAGTTTTTAATGAATACATGACTTATGCTGTTTTCATCTTATATGCTGAAGAAATTTACAAAGGCGACACACAACTCCTTTTTGAAATAAACAACGAAGTAAACGCTGTAATGATTGACAGGGGTTTTATTAAAATGAAAGAATTCAACGAAGAGCTGAAAAATCTTAGAAAGAAAAACAAGAAGAAAATTGATGAACTATATCCAGAATTAATTAAATGGTGCAGTTTACAGTAA
- a CDS encoding IS3 family transposase (programmed frameshift), translated as MSIEREELKKVCAPKIYSEVFKKQVVKEFEQGLFTKAELRRRYNISGNSCIPRWLKKYGKFTYQDKLTIGRPMKDPQSQRIKELEAQLAKKEQELLVFKKFIEIAERELKVEIGKKVWFQAVQEINHIYRISPCEICRLFGYSKQAYYKRKSLLLKSDLNQENLRCLIMSVRQKLPKTGGRKLYYMLRDDLKKHQIKIGRDKLFDFLRGEYLLVPKVRRYYKTTNSRHWMRKYPNLIKEAEINRPEQIWVADITYLRTREKTHYLHLITDAYSKKIVGYNLSDNLMASSTLEALKMAVANKNKDSNLIHHSDRGLQYCSKEYTEYLIKNNILISMTQSYDPYENAVAERVNGILKEEFGLFETFEDFKALKKQVQESILFYNQIRVHLSINMLTPNQAHLQNQVKLKTWKKINRNKRNLVPI; from the exons ATGTCAATAGAAAGAGAAGAATTAAAAAAAGTATGCGCCCCTAAAATTTACAGTGAGGTCTTCAAAAAACAAGTTGTAAAAGAATTTGAACAGGGTTTGTTCACAAAAGCGGAACTTCGCCGACGTTATAATATTTCTGGAAACAGCTGCATACCGCGTTGGTTAAAAAAATATGGTAAATTTACATATCAAGATAAATTAACCATCGGACGTCCAATGAAAGACCCTCAATCTCAGCGTATAAAAGAACTTGAAGCACAATTGGCTAAAAAAGAGCAGGAATTATTAGTCTTTAAAAAATTTATTGAAATAGCCGAACGTGAGCTAAAAGTCGAAATTG GTAAAAAAGTCTGGTTCCAAGCAGTCCAAGAAATAAATCATATCTACAGGATTAGTCCATGTGAAATATGCAGATTGTTTGGATATAGTAAGCAGGCTTATTATAAAAGAAAATCACTTTTATTAAAATCAGATTTAAACCAGGAGAATCTCAGATGTTTAATAATGTCCGTGCGCCAAAAACTTCCAAAAACCGGAGGCAGAAAATTATATTACATGCTTAGGGATGATTTAAAGAAGCATCAAATAAAAATTGGCAGAGACAAATTATTTGATTTTCTACGAGGAGAATATTTGTTAGTTCCTAAAGTTCGAAGATATTATAAGACAACAAATTCAAGGCATTGGATGCGCAAATATCCAAACTTAATTAAAGAAGCAGAGATTAACAGACCCGAACAGATTTGGGTTGCGGATATTACCTATCTTAGAACTAGAGAGAAAACACATTACCTGCATCTAATAACTGATGCTTATTCCAAGAAAATTGTCGGTTACAATTTATCAGATAATCTAATGGCGAGTTCCACATTGGAAGCCTTAAAAATGGCTGTTGCCAATAAAAATAAAGATAGTAATCTGATACATCATTCAGATAGAGGATTGCAATACTGCAGTAAAGAATATACGGAGTACTTAATTAAAAATAATATTCTAATAAGCATGACTCAAAGTTATGATCCTTATGAAAATGCAGTTGCAGAAAGAGTAAATGGTATTTTGAAAGAAGAATTTGGACTGTTTGAAACCTTTGAAGATTTTAAAGCCTTAAAAAAACAGGTTCAGGAATCTATCTTGTTTTACAATCAAATCAGAGTACATTTATCAATAAATATGCTTACTCCAAATCAGGCACATTTACAAAATCAAGTTAAATTGAAAACATGGAAAAAAATAAATCGGAACAAAAGAAATCTTGTTCCGATTTAA
- a CDS encoding acyltransferase family protein, which translates to METNKISSSVLQTKQHFEILDGLRGVAAFAVVVFHFMEWIFTDPSKNFIGHGFLAVDFFFCLSGFVIGYAYDDRISKMGIWNFFVARIIRLHPLVIAGSVLGLLAFLFDPFGGHLELYNAGKIVLTFICSLFLIPLPVIADRGFNLFSFNAPAWSLFWEYIANIVYAVVLYRIGKSLLFVLTIIAAFAICFVAYNSGNLLGGWSGPTFWDGCARISYSFLAGLLIYRFNLVIKNKLGFISLSGLLLLAFIMPFSEWNWLTEPLVVLFYFPLLISLGAGAVLKPGLEKVCVFSGNISYPLYMTHYAVLWMFGNYYTNYKPDVTQLAFIVPTAVILLVGFAYLVMIFYDVPVRNYLNSKRKEKLSKQKTPLS; encoded by the coding sequence ATGGAAACGAATAAAATATCTTCGTCAGTTCTGCAGACCAAACAACATTTTGAAATTCTTGACGGACTTAGAGGTGTTGCAGCCTTTGCTGTTGTTGTTTTCCATTTTATGGAATGGATTTTTACCGATCCTAGTAAAAACTTCATTGGACATGGTTTTTTAGCTGTTGATTTTTTCTTCTGTCTTTCGGGTTTTGTAATTGGTTATGCTTATGATGATCGTATTTCAAAAATGGGAATCTGGAATTTTTTTGTGGCAAGAATTATTCGACTGCATCCATTGGTTATTGCGGGATCTGTTTTAGGATTATTAGCCTTTTTATTTGATCCTTTTGGGGGACATTTGGAATTGTACAACGCTGGTAAAATTGTTTTGACTTTTATCTGTTCTCTATTTTTAATTCCGTTACCAGTAATTGCCGACCGAGGTTTTAATTTATTTAGTTTTAATGCACCTGCCTGGTCATTGTTTTGGGAATATATTGCTAATATAGTTTATGCTGTGGTGCTTTATAGAATTGGAAAAAGTCTTCTGTTTGTTCTGACTATCATCGCAGCTTTTGCAATTTGTTTTGTAGCATACAATTCTGGAAATTTATTAGGCGGCTGGAGCGGGCCGACTTTTTGGGATGGCTGTGCGAGAATATCTTATTCTTTTTTGGCAGGATTGTTAATCTACCGTTTCAATTTGGTTATTAAAAACAAATTAGGATTTATAAGTTTGAGCGGATTATTATTGCTGGCTTTTATAATGCCATTTTCAGAATGGAATTGGTTAACAGAACCTTTAGTTGTTTTGTTTTATTTTCCATTATTGATTTCATTAGGAGCCGGAGCTGTCTTAAAACCTGGATTGGAAAAAGTATGTGTGTTTTCTGGAAATATTTCCTATCCGTTGTATATGACGCATTATGCCGTTTTATGGATGTTCGGGAATTATTATACTAATTACAAACCTGATGTGACGCAACTTGCTTTTATAGTTCCAACGGCGGTAATTCTATTAGTTGGATTTGCTTATTTAGTTATGATATTTTATGATGTTCCAGTAAGGAATTATTTAAATAGTAAACGAAAGGAAAAGCTTTCTAAACAAAAAACTCCACTGTCATAG
- a CDS encoding DMT family transporter, which yields MKKSYLILHTAVLLAGFTGVFGKLIALNELTLVWYRVLFASIILFFILKSYKLKGLQSFSEIAKISKAGILITIHWIFFYASIKYSNISIGVVCYCLTSFFTAVFEPIINKKKFNLVQGLLSLFTLLGISLIFHFDSSYQLGIMLGVISSAFAALYTIYNERLVQFYDSKLINFYQMLGGTIVLGLALPIYFYYFPEESFIPSLKDTFYLFVLASCCTVALYVMFAESLKKIPAFTVNLTFNLEPIYAIILAFLFFDEGKSINFSFYIGISLIMTSILLQSLISIKKKNIVEEQIS from the coding sequence ATGAAAAAATCATATTTGATACTGCACACCGCAGTGTTACTAGCTGGCTTTACTGGCGTTTTCGGAAAACTTATTGCTCTTAATGAACTAACATTGGTTTGGTACCGAGTATTATTTGCTTCGATTATTTTATTTTTTATTCTAAAATCATATAAGCTAAAAGGACTTCAATCTTTTTCAGAAATCGCAAAAATTTCTAAAGCAGGAATACTTATTACCATTCACTGGATCTTTTTCTACGCCAGTATTAAATACTCCAACATTTCGATTGGCGTAGTTTGTTATTGTTTGACAAGTTTTTTTACTGCAGTTTTTGAACCTATCATTAATAAAAAGAAATTCAATTTAGTTCAAGGTCTTCTTAGTTTATTCACGCTTTTAGGAATAAGCCTGATTTTCCATTTTGATTCTTCCTATCAACTCGGAATCATGCTTGGCGTAATTTCTTCAGCATTTGCCGCTTTGTACACCATTTACAACGAAAGATTAGTTCAGTTTTATGATAGTAAGCTGATTAACTTTTATCAAATGTTAGGAGGAACCATTGTTTTGGGATTAGCACTGCCAATTTACTTTTATTATTTCCCAGAAGAATCTTTTATTCCGAGTTTAAAAGATACTTTTTATTTATTTGTTCTTGCTTCTTGTTGCACTGTAGCTTTGTATGTAATGTTTGCAGAATCACTTAAAAAAATTCCGGCATTTACTGTAAACTTAACTTTCAACTTAGAACCTATTTATGCAATCATATTAGCTTTTCTATTTTTTGATGAAGGAAAATCAATCAACTTTTCATTCTACATTGGGATTAGTTTGATTATGACCTCAATTCTATTACAATCCTTAATTTCAATCAAGAAAAAAAACATTGTCGAAGAGCAGATTTCCTAG
- a CDS encoding YdeI/OmpD-associated family protein: protein MTEYSVNPKVDFYFEKAEKWQKELELLRTIALDCHLVEELKWGSPCYTFNKANIVLIHAFKEYCAFLFFKGALMKDPNKILIQQSENVQAARQVRFTSIEDIISKKDFLRNYIYEAAEIEKAGLKVELKKVSEFEIAEEFQVKLNENPDLKKAFYALTPGRQRAYLLHFSQPKQSKTREARVEKNIPQILAGKGLND from the coding sequence ATGACAGAGTATAGTGTAAATCCTAAAGTTGATTTTTATTTCGAAAAAGCAGAGAAATGGCAAAAAGAATTAGAACTATTGCGAACCATCGCTTTGGATTGTCATCTAGTGGAAGAATTAAAGTGGGGAAGTCCTTGTTATACTTTTAACAAGGCTAATATAGTTTTGATTCACGCTTTTAAAGAATATTGTGCTTTTTTGTTTTTTAAAGGAGCGCTGATGAAAGATCCGAATAAAATATTAATTCAACAATCAGAAAATGTTCAGGCCGCACGTCAGGTTCGTTTTACCAGCATTGAAGATATTATTAGCAAAAAAGATTTTTTGAGAAACTATATTTACGAAGCGGCTGAAATTGAAAAAGCAGGTTTAAAAGTAGAATTGAAAAAAGTTTCGGAATTTGAAATCGCAGAGGAGTTTCAGGTTAAATTAAATGAAAATCCTGATTTGAAAAAAGCTTTTTATGCTTTAACTCCGGGAAGACAAAGAGCTTATCTGCTTCATTTCTCTCAGCCAAAACAATCGAAAACGAGAGAGGCAAGAGTAGAAAAGAATATTCCGCAAATTTTAGCGGGTAAAGGTTTAAACGATTAG
- the lpxA gene encoding acyl-ACP--UDP-N-acetylglucosamine O-acyltransferase has product MKNTLVHQNAALGGNITLGNFTTIEDDVIIGDNTSIGNNVTILSGTRIGENCQIHSNTILGGIPQDLKYRNEYTLLEIGDDNLIREFVTINKGTASKRKTVIGNSNLIMSNAHIGHDCIIGNNCVIGFSVGMAGEVKVGDWSNIGGLTAVHQFSIIGEHTMISGLSRVVKDVPPYIIAAHDPLQYLGLNLVGLKRRGFNSEKLEELKAIYRILFQEKRNTKFALQLIENEFEQTIERDKVLDFIRHSKRGIIKGYRK; this is encoded by the coding sequence TTGAAAAATACTTTGGTTCATCAAAATGCTGCTTTAGGGGGTAATATTACTCTGGGAAATTTTACGACTATTGAGGATGATGTTATTATTGGCGACAATACCTCTATTGGGAATAATGTTACGATCTTAAGCGGTACAAGAATTGGCGAAAATTGTCAGATTCATTCCAATACAATATTAGGCGGAATTCCTCAAGATTTAAAATACAGAAATGAGTATACCTTGCTGGAAATCGGCGATGATAATTTGATTCGGGAATTTGTTACGATTAATAAAGGAACAGCTTCAAAGAGGAAAACTGTTATAGGAAATTCGAACTTGATTATGTCTAATGCTCATATTGGACACGATTGTATTATTGGTAATAATTGTGTTATTGGTTTTAGTGTTGGAATGGCTGGGGAAGTAAAGGTTGGTGATTGGTCCAATATTGGTGGATTGACTGCAGTGCATCAATTTTCTATTATTGGAGAACATACCATGATTAGTGGTTTAAGCCGAGTTGTAAAGGATGTTCCTCCTTACATTATCGCGGCGCACGATCCTTTGCAGTATTTAGGATTAAACTTAGTGGGTTTAAAGAGAAGAGGATTTAATTCTGAGAAGCTAGAAGAACTTAAAGCAATTTATAGAATTTTATTTCAGGAAAAAAGAAACACAAAATTTGCTTTACAATTAATAGAAAATGAATTTGAGCAGACCATAGAACGGGATAAAGTTTTAGATTTTATACGCCATTCAAAACGCGGTATTATAAAAGGTTATCGAAAATGA
- a CDS encoding Crp/Fnr family transcriptional regulator: MDELIQIINSFQKLDLETELAVRKYFVLENFKKDEFVIQEGKICNKVYFIQSGAVRRFCFEEGLEVTKWIYTNNQFVTSMSSFFEQKPSFESFQACENSVLYSLSYSDEQILMQYPLFLKFHVNQLRLYLSKINEFHHLFRVMTAQQKYEFLLHSFPQIVIKAKLKHIASLIGVSQETLSRIRASIS; the protein is encoded by the coding sequence ATGGATGAGTTAATTCAGATCATAAATAGTTTTCAAAAATTAGATTTAGAAACGGAGCTTGCTGTGCGAAAGTATTTTGTTCTTGAAAATTTTAAGAAAGATGAATTTGTAATTCAGGAAGGTAAAATATGTAATAAAGTATATTTCATTCAATCGGGGGCTGTTCGCAGATTTTGTTTTGAGGAAGGATTAGAAGTTACGAAATGGATTTATACCAATAATCAATTTGTGACCTCTATGAGTAGCTTTTTTGAGCAGAAACCTTCATTTGAAAGTTTTCAAGCTTGTGAAAATTCGGTGCTTTATTCGTTATCTTATTCAGATGAACAAATCTTGATGCAATATCCACTCTTTTTAAAATTTCATGTAAATCAGTTGCGATTATATCTTTCTAAAATAAATGAATTTCATCATTTGTTTAGGGTAATGACTGCGCAACAGAAGTATGAGTTTCTTTTACATTCTTTTCCTCAAATTGTTATTAAAGCCAAACTTAAACATATCGCTTCACTTATTGGTGTTAGTCAGGAAACTTTGAGCAGAATTCGAGCTTCAATTTCTTGA